One genomic region from Cydia strobilella chromosome 27, ilCydStro3.1, whole genome shotgun sequence encodes:
- the LOC134753678 gene encoding ubiquitin-fold modifier-conjugating enzyme 1, producing MVDEGTRKTLSSIPLLQTKAGPRDKELWVTRLKEEYQALIKYVENNKTADNDWFRLESDKTGTRWFGKCWYVHNLLKYEFDLEFDIPITYPTTAPELALPGLDGKTAKMYRGGKICLTDHFKPLWARNVPRFGIAHAMALGLGPWLAVEIPELIEKGVISYQEKGEAK from the exons ATGGTAGACGAAGGCACGCGCAAGACCCTGAGCAGCATCCCACTGCTGCAAACCAAGGCTGGGCCTCGGGACAAGGAATTGTGGGTGACACGTTTGAAGGAAGAATATCAGGCTCTTATtaag TACGTAGAGAACAACAAGACAGCAGACAATGACTGGTTCAGGCTGGAGTCGGATAAAACCGGCACTCGCTGGTTCGGCAAGTGCTGGTACGTGCACAACTTGCTCAAGTACGAGTTTGACCTGGAGTTTGAT atcCCTATAACGTACCCGACAACAGCACCTGAGCTTGCGCTACCCGGCCTCGATGGCAAAACCGCTAAAATGTACCGAGGTGGCAAAATATGCCTGACTGACCACTTCAAACCACTCTGGGCTAGGAATGTTCCCAGGTTTGGCATCGCGCACGCTATGGCTTTAGGA CTGGGCCCCTGGCTGGCGGTGGAAATCCCCGAGCTGATCGAAAAGGGCGTCATCTCCTACCAAGAAAAGGGGGAGGCGAAGTGA